The sequence GGAGACTAACAGAAAAAGTTATACGGTCCGAATTACAGGGTGGAAACAGAGAAGGTTGCGTCGACCCCAGCGCTCGGGACAGGGAACAGCTCCCCGGGGATGGGGCCGCCAGAGGAGCCTCGGCAAGGTGGCAACTCCTAGCAACACAAGTGTGTGACACGCAGGTGTGTGACTTGCAACACGATCAGCAATACCCTTTGCCTAGGTAACCGAGACGACGGCCCAGCTCCAGAGTGAAGCCTTGGCCGGTGACTCACCGACTTGCAGGACATTATCGACGCAGCCGCCATCGAGCAGAGCCATGCCCCTGCGGAAAGGTAGGCGGTTCTCATCAGCGACGGCATCCACGGCCCCACCGGACATGGTGTTGGCGGCTGTACCCCCAAGGGTGGTAAAACCCTCGGCGCCGGTGTCGAAGGAGGAGTACATACATATCTCCCTTTCGCTGCGAGGGAAAGACCAGTAGACGATCCTGCGCTGTACCGGCTCCGGAATCCGTTCGAACCGCTCCTCCACCCGCTGGAAAGGCCACTTCTCTGCCACCTTACGAGCCGCAATATCTAGCAAGGACTCGGGGCTTTGCATCTTGCCAAGCGGCAACAGCACCAGGGCGGCGGCGGcgtcagctgctgctgctgatgaTGATGATCCAGCGCAGAACGTTCCGCTCCCAGGCCCAGTATCGCCCGCCTGCTGTCCTAACCTACACCCCGAACCGTAACCGAGTCTACAACAGAAACGCTTAGCATAAAGAGGGAGCTGACCACGCTCAGCCATGATCGCACCGCTTTTAAGAGGCCAGCGGAAGTAGCTGCAGCCTATAAACAACACCAGGAAGAGCCACGAGCCTGGCACagcccttcctctcctccccccagTGGGGGGAGGGATCTTCCACCACACCTACAGCAAGAAGAGTGACAGTCTACTCTTCCACCTATCGCCTAGCAGAATGAGAATCATAGGACagttcaggttggaagggacctttaagatcatacAGTTCCACCCCCCACTATAGGCAAGGACATCccccactagaccaggttgctcaaagccccatccagcttggccttgaatgcttccagggagggagcatccacaatctccctgggcaacctgtttcagtgtctcaccaccctcacagtaaagaatttcttcctgatatctactctaaatctaccctcttccagtttaaagccatttcctcttgccctgttgctacctgcccttataaaaagtctctCCACAgatttcctgtaggcccccttcacatactggaaggctgctataaggtctctttggagccttcttttctccaggccaAAGAGCCCcaactttctcagcctgtcctcatagggaaggtgctctagccttctgatcatctttgtggccctctctggactcactccaacaactccatgtccttcttgtgttgggggccccagaactggatgcagtacttctgGTGGgctctcatgagagcagagtagaggggcagaatcacctcccttgacctgctggtcacgctTTTGTTGATACAatccaggatacagttggccttctgggctgcaagcgcacactgctggctcacattgagtctttcatcactcgacactcccaaatccttctcagggctgctctcaagccattctcctcCCAACATGTATCTGTGCTTGCCATTGCACCAACCCAgggcacttggccttgttgaacttcatgaggttggcacgggcccacctctcaagcctttCTAGGTCCTTCTGGATAGCATCTCTTCCCTCTAGCTTGTCAgcagcaccactcagcttgctgtcatctgcaaacttgctgagggtgcactcaatctcaCTGTCTATGTCATCTACTGTATAGGAACTATTAGGTCACTGCCTGAatcagtgattgagcacctggtgaagatGTGtggccagccctgggagcacaggtacAAGCAATTCACCTTTGGGACCAGAAGGGAGGGGGGATGGGACCATGGATTCCCCCCTTCCttaacctcatttaagggctggcacctaggaaggaattatttttatttggaggttgctttttttctgagagttTTTTAGTGAGTCCTTATCTTTAGAACAAGGTAAGTTATTCCTTTCTTATTGTTGGCTTGTGACTAATACCTTTTTTGGGTTATCCTTAAACTGGTTAGAGGCAgatacatttttctcctttgtacaATATATTTTGTCAGCCTGCTGGGAGATTCCATGAAAGGTAATGCCAGTCTTGAAATGGCTTTCTTAAAAGGTTTAGTGGGCTAGTTTGGATGGGGAAAACCTATCTCCCTGAAGAAGAGGACCCTGAACAATCAGACCCCTATGGTTCTGACAATTTCAGAAACTGCCAAAAAATCTGAACTAGATGCTCCAGTAGAACTGGACCCTCTAGAAATTAACCTgatacatacacaaaaaagtaagaaaactcAAGAAAGATCTATGGGGGTATCATCTAGCAGAgagttgttagttagggtagtatggttaggttgtggttggacttgatgatcttttcctacctgagcatttctatgattatatgatctGAAGAATGGTTCCCCCACCCAAACCACCATACACATTACAGCTTGCCCTCATACAGAAGCCCAATTAATAGATTTAGTCCAATGTTTTTGACAAAGGCTGAGAGAAAGTGTATCGGCCTGGTTATTAAGACTAAGGGACATGGGAGCTGAGAGTGTTGTGGTAAATGGCCCAGAAATTTCTAAGTTAGCCTCTATCACAACACAACTGGCATTAAAACAATGGCTACAGGCAAATGTTGTACACAATGAAGAAAATCGCTCGAATGAAATGTATAATGGCAGCTTGTCAACTAAGTTGTCCCGGTAAACTGGATATATCTACCCATAGTGGTATGTGGAATTCTATGGAGACAGAAGCCACTTATGAAGATGCTTTTGAAAGCCCAGATTTAGTCAAATTTACTGTGGGGCTGAGAGATTTAATACTTCAACAAACTTCCCCCTATCAATATGGGATGTTAGTATCAATCCTAAATCCTTTGGGCTCCAAGGCCAAAATACAACAGGCTGCCCAATTAGTGGTCAATTTAGGAGAAACTGAGCACATAAGATCTAGGTGCAATAttgacagaaaaggaaattccATCCTCAGGAATTCCAAGCCTGAAAACTCACTCAGAGGGTACCACAGTCAGAGCCTGTGAGAGTTTCTCACAGGCAGATCTGGAATGACCTTATATGAGCTGGGgtacaattaaaaaaactgaCAAACAACTAAATCATGTTCTCCTAAATTTATGgagacaaataaatgaaaagcaatgtTTTATGCCTTCCCCAATAAAGAGGGAAGCTATCAGAATTATAGGTAAGATTTCTCTGCAGGCATAGGGGCTAGAAGATGTATTAATACCATCCAAAAAGCATTCACCACCCCAGGTGACCCGGGCAGCCAGGGTCAGGCCTCCTGAGAAACAAGACTTGGGAATCTCTCATCTTATGGTGTAAAGGGGGGGCAAGGTCCCCCAAGGATTAGGGCCTCCAAAGGGGACTGGAGGCCTTATGTAGAACTAGCAATATACTGGTCCTGAAGAAATATCCAAAGAGTAATGGCTTTGGTCAACAATGGAGCTGAAACATCCATAGTCTATGGCACTCCATCAAGGTTTCCAGATGCATGTGCTGTTATAGGGGGATATGGGGCAAAAAGGATCCCCGTGACACAAACGTGGCTAAAGTTGAGTGTTGGGCACCTACCTCCATGGGAGTGTAAAGTATCTATTGCACCAATCCAGGAATATATATTGGACATAGACATACTAACTCTCCAAACTAATACTAGAGAGTTCAGGTTATGTAAACCTGAGTTGAGTTCATGATCTCAAAGAGcgtgggcctggcaaagagtggggtcaggaccctgaacttcagaAGAGCGAGTGAACATTAAGCTGTTCAAGGAATTGTTGGCCAAGATCTCCTGGGATGCTGTCCTTaaagacaaagatgttgaggaaaGCTGTCTAAtcttcaaggatgcctttctaagagcacaagagctcttcATCCCTCTGAATAACAAAGCGGGCAGAGGAGGCCGGAAACCAGCATGGCtcagcaaggacctgctgggcatactgagggcaaagaaaggtgcGTACAAGTTCTGGAAACAcgcagaactgaacttggcgagggatgtgaaaaacagtatgaagacattctacaggtacattgaccagaagagacaggccaaagcaagtgtacctcctttggtaaatgtaaaaggaggaCTGGCTTCAATGGACGAAGAGAAggctgtcatggtttcatgatttttcgttacaagtattccacatcataacatcatgtaatgcactggggtagtgactaaccaggtggcttctgccaaatgcttctcccagtgcttaaatgtaccgcctcccattgctttcagcatagtttttaacaacccattgtattgttcaatcttacctgaggctggtgcatggtagggaatatggtaaatccactcaataccatgacctttagcccaggtatttacaagagaatttttaaaatgagtcccattatctgactcaattctttctggggtaccatgtcgccacatGACTTctttctcaagacctaatatggtatttcgggcggtagcgtggggtactgcataggtttcaagccacccagttgttgcctccaccatggtgagcgcataacgcttaccattgcgagatcgtggcaaggtgatataatcaacctgccatgcctccccatatttgtacttttgccatcgcccttcctcccagaNNNNNNNNNNNNNNNNNNNNNNNNNNNNNNNNNNNNNNNNNNNNNNNNNNNNNNNNNNNNNNNNNNNNNNNNNNNNNNNNNNNNNNNNNNNNNNNNNNNNNNNNNNNNNNNNNNNNNNNNNNNNNNNNNNNNNNNNNNNNNNNNNNNNNNNNNNNNNNNNNNNNNNNNNNNNNNNNNNNNNNNNNNNNNNNNNNNNNNNNNNNNNNNNNNNNNNNNNNNNNNNNNNNNNNNNNNNNNNNNNNNNNNNNNNNNNNNNNNNNNNNNNNNNNNNNNNNNNNNNNNNNNNNNNNNNNNNNNNNNNNNNNNNNNNNNNNNNNNNNNNNNNNNNNNNNNNNNNNNNNNNNNNNNNNNNNNNNNNNNNNNNNNNNNNNNNNNNNNNNNNNNNNNNNNNNNNNNNNNNNNNNNNNNNNNNNNNNNNNNNNNNNNNNNNNNNNNNNNNNNNNNNNNNNNNNNNNNNNNNNNNNNNNNNNNNNNNNNNNNNNNNNNNNNNNNNNNNNNNNNNNNNNNNNNNNNNNNNNNNNNNNNNNNNNNNNNNNNNNNNNNNNNNNNNNNNNNNNNNNNNNNNNNNNNNNNNNNNNNNNNNNNNNNNNNNNNNNNNNNNNNNNNNNNNNNNNNNNNNNNNNNNNNNNNNNNNNNNNNNNNNNNNNNNNNNNNNNNNNNNNNNNNNNNNNNNNNNNNNNNNNNNNNNNNNNNNNNNNNNNNNNNNNNNNNNNNNNNNNNNNNNNNNNNNNNNNNNNNNNNNNNNNNNNNNNNNNNNNNNNNNNNNNNNNNNNNNNNNNNNNNNNNNNNNNNNNNNNNNNNNNNNNNNNNNNNNNNNNNNNNNNNNNNNNNNNNNNNNNNNNNNNNNNNNNNNNNNNNNNNNNNNNNNNNNNNNNNNNNNNNNNNNNNNNNNNNNNNNNNNNNNNNNNNNNNNNNNNNNNNNNNNNNNNNNNNNNNNNNNNNNNNNNNNNNNNNNNNNNNNNNNNNNNNNNNNNNNNNNNNNNNNNNNNNNNNNNNNNNNNNNNNNNNNNNNNNNNNNNNNNNNNNNNNNNNNNNNNNNNNNNNNNNNNNNNNNNNNNNNNNNNNNNNNNNNNNNNNNNNNNNNNNNNNNNNNNNNNNNNNNNNNNNNNNNNNNNNNNNNNNNNNNNNNNNNNNNNNNNNNNNNNNNNNNNNNNNNNNNNNNNNNNNNNNNNNNNNNNNNNNNNNNNNNNNNNNNNNNNNNNNNNNNNNNNNNNNNNNNNNNNNNNNNNNNNNNNNNNNNNNNNNNNNNNNNNNNNNNNNNNNNNNNNNNNNNNNNNNNNNNNNNNNNNNNNNNNNNNNNNNNNNNNNNNNNNNNNNNNNNNNNNNNNNNNNNNNNNNNNNNNNNNNNNNNNNNNNNNNNNNNNNNNNNNNNNNNNNNNNNNNNNNNNNNNNNNNNNNNNNNNNNNNNNNNNNNNNNNNNNNNNNNNNNNNNNNNNNNNNNNNNNNNNNNNNNNNNNNNNNNNNNNNNNNNNNNNNNNNNNNNNNNNNNNNNNNNNNNNNNNNNNNNNNNNNNNNNNNNNNNNNNNNNNNNNNNNNNNNNNNNNNNNNNNNNNNNNNNNNNNNNNNNNNNNNNNNNNNNNNNNNNNNNNNNNNNNNNNNNNNNNNNNNNNNNNNNNNNNNNNNNNNNNNNNNNNNNNNNNNNNNNNNNNNNNNNNNNNNNNNNNNNNNNNNNNNNNNNNNNNNNNNNNNNNNNNNNNNNNNNNNNNNNNNNNNNNNNNNNNNNNNNNNNNNNNNNNNNNNNNNNNNNNNNNNNNNNNNNNNNNNNNNNNNNNNNNNNNNNNNNNNNNNNNNNNNNNNNNNNNNNNNNNNNNNNNNNNNNNNNNNNNNNNNNNNNNNNNNNNNNNNNNNNNNNNNNNNNNNNNNNNNNNNNNNNNNNNNNNNNNNNNNNNNNNNNNNNNNNNNNNNNNNNNNNNNNNNNNNNNNNNNNNNNNNNNNNNNNNNNNNNNNNNNNNNNNNNNNNNNNNNNNNNNNNNNNNNNNNNNNNNNNNNNNNNNNNNNNNNNNNNNNNNNNNNNNNNNNNNNNNNNNNNNNNNNNNNNNNNNNNNNNNNNNNNNNNNNNNNNNNNNNNNNNNNNNNNNNNNNNNNNNNNNNNNNNNNNNNNNNNNNNNNNNNNNNNNNNNNNNNNNNNNNNNNNNNNNNNNNNNNNNNNNNNNNNNNNNNNNNNNNNNNNNNNNNNNNNNNNNNNNNNNNNNNNNNNNNNNNNNNNNNNNNNNNNNNNNNNNNNNNNNNNNNNNNNNNNNNNNNNNNNNNNNNNNNNNNNNNNNNNNNNNNNNNNNNNNNNNNNNNNNNNNNNNNNNNNNNNNNNNNNNNNNNNNNNNNNNNNNNNNNNNNNNNNNNNNNNNNNNNNNNNNNNNNNNNNNNNNNNNNNNNNNNNNNNNNNNNNNNNNNNNNNNNNNNNNNNNNNNNNNNNNNNNNNNNNNNNNNNNNNNNNNNNNNNNNNNNNNNNNNNNNNNNNNNNNNNNNNNNNNNNNNNNNNNNNNNNNNNNNNNNNNNNNNNNNNNNNNNNNNNNNNNNNNNNNNNNNNNNNNNNNNNNNNNNNNNNNNNNNNNNNNNNNNNNNNNNNNNNNNNNNNNNNNNNNNNNNNNNNNNNNNNNNNNNNNNNNNNNNNNNNNNNNNNNNNNNNNNNNNNNNNNNNNNNNNNNNNNNNNNNNNNNNNNNNNNNNNNNNNNNNNNNNNNNNNNNNNNNNNNNNNNNNNNNNNNNNNNNNNNNNNNNNNNNNNNNNNNNNNNNNNNNNNNNNNNNNNNNNNNNNNNNNNNNNNNNNNNNNNNNNNNNNNNNNNNNNNNNNNNNNNNNNNNNNNNNNNNNNNNNNNNNNNNNNNNNNNNNNNNNNNNNNNNNNNNNNNNNNNNNNNNNNNNNNNNNNNNNNNNNNNNNNNNNNNNNNNNNNNNNNNNNNNNNNNNNNNNNNNNNNNNNNNNNNNNNNNNNNNNNNNNNNNNNNNNNNNNNNNNNNNNNNNNNNNNNNNNNNNNNNNNNNNNNNNNNNNNNNNNNNNNNNNNNNNNNNNNNNNNNNNNNNNNNNNNNNNNNNNNNNNNNNNNNNNNNNNNNNNNNNNNNNNNNNNNNNNNNNNNNNNNNNNNNNNNNNNNNNNNNNNNNNNNNNNNNNNNNNNNNNNNNNNNNNNNNNNNNNNNNNNNNNNNNNNNNNNNNNNNNNNNNNNNNNNNNNNNNNNNNNNNNNNNNNNNNNNNNNNNNNNNNNNNNNNNNNNNNNNNNNNNNNNNNNNNNNNNNNNNNNNNNNNNNNNNNNNNNNNNNNNNNNNNNNNNNNNNNNNNNNNNNNNNNNNNNNNNNNNNNNNNNNNNNNNNNNNNNNNNNNNNNNNNNNNNNNNNNNNNNNNNNNNNNNNNNNNNNNNNNNNNNNNNNNNNNNNNNNNNNNNNNNNNNNNNNNNNNNNNNNNNNNNNNNNNNNNNNNNNNNNNNNNNNNNNNNNNNNNNNNNNNNNNNNNNNNNNNNNNNNNNNNNNNNNNNNNNNNNNNNNNNNNNNNNNNNNNNNNNNNNNNNNNNNNNNNNNNNNNNNNNNNNNNNNNNNNNNNNNNNNNNNNNNNNNNNNNNNNNNNNNNNNNNNNNNNNNNNNNNNNNNNNNNNNNNNNNNNNNNNNNNNNNNNNNNNNNNNNNNNNNNNNNNNNNNNNNNNNNNNNNNNNNNNNNNNNNNNNNNNNNNNNNNNNNNNNNNNNNNNNNNNNNNNNNNNNNNNNNNNNNNNNNNNNNNNNNNNNNNNNNNNNNNNNNNNNNNNNNNNNNNNNNNNNNNNNNNNNNNNNNNNNNNNNNNNNNNNNNNNNNNNNNNNNNNNNNNNNNNNNNNNNNNNNNNNNNNNNNNNNNNNNNNNNNNNNNNNNNNNNNNNNNNNNNNNNNNNNNNNNNNNNNNNNNNNNNNNNNNNNNNNNNNNNNNNNNNNNNNNNNNNNNNNNNNNNNNNNNNNNNNNNNNNNNNNNNNNNNNNNNNNNNNNNNNNNNNNNNNNNNNNNNNNNNNNNNNNNNNNNNNNNNNNNNNNNNNNNNNNNNNNNNNNNNNNNNNNNNNNNNNNNNNNNNNNNNNNNNNNNNNNNNNNNNNNNNNNNNNNNNNNNNNNNNNNNNNNNNNNNNNNNNNNNNNNNNNNNNNNNNNNNNNNNNNNNNNNNNNNNNNNNNNNNNNNNNNNNNNNNNNNNNNNNNNNNNNNNNNNNNNNNNNNNNNNNNNNNNNNNNNNNNNNNNNNNNNNNNNNNNNNNNNNNNNNNNNNNNNNNNNNNNNNNNNNNNNNNNNNNNNNNNNNNNNNNNNNNNNNNNNNNNNNNNNNNNNNNNNNNNNNNNNNNNNNNNNNNNNNNNNNNNNNNNNNNNNNNNNNNNNNNNNNNNNNNNNNNNNNNNNNNNNNNNNNNNNNNNNNNNNNNNNNNNNNNNNNNNNNNNNNNNNNNNNNNNNNNNNNNNNNNNNNNNNNNNNNNNNNNNNNNNNNNNNNNNNNNNNNNNNNNNNNNNNNNNNNNNNNNNNNNNNNNNNNNNNNNNNNNNNNNNNNNNNNNNNNNNNNNNNNNNNNNNNNNNNNNNNNNNNNNNNNNNNNNNNNNNNNNNNNNNNNNNNNNNNNNNNNNNNNNNNNNNNNNNNNNNNNNNNNNNNNNNNNNNNNNNNNNNNNNNNNNNNNNNNNNNNNNNNNNNNNNNNNNNNNNNNNNNNNNNNNNNNNNNNNNNNNNNNNNNNNNNNNNNNNNNNNNNNNNNNNNNNNNNNNNNNNNNNNNNNNNNNNNNNNNNNNNNNNNNNNNNNNNNNNNNNNNNNNNNNNNNNNNNNNNNNNNNNNNNNNNNNNNNNNNNNNNNNNNNNNNNNNNNNNNNNNNNNNNNNNNNNNNNNNNNNNNNNNNNNNNNNNNNNNNNNNNNNNNNNNNNNNNNNNNNNNNNNNNNNNNNNNNNNNNNNNNNNNNNNNNNNNNNNNNNNNNNNNNNNNNNNNNNNNNNNNNNNNNNNNNNNNNNNNNNNNNNNNNNNNNNNNNNNNNNNNNNNNNNNNNNNNNNNNNNNNNNNNNNNNNNNNNNNNNNNNNNNNNNNNNNNNNNNNNNNNNNNNNNNNNNNNNNNNNNNNNNNNNNNNNNNNNNNNNNNNNNNNNNNNNNNNNNNNNNNNNNNNNNNNNNNNNNNNNNNNNNNNNNNNNNNNNNNNNNNNNNNNNNNNNNNNNNNNNNNNNNNNNNNNNNNNNNNNNNNNNNNNNNNNNNNNNNNNNNNNNNNNNNNNNNNNNNNNNNNNNNNNNNNNNNNNNNNNNNNNNNNNNNNNNNNNNNNNNNNNNNNNNNNNNNNNNNNNNNNNNNNNNNNNNNNNNNNNNNNNNNNNNNNNNNNNNNNNNNNNNNNNNNNNNNNNNNNNNNNNNNNNNNNNNNNNNNNNNNNNNNNNNNNNNNNNNNNNNNNNNNNNNNNNNNNNNNNNNNNNNNNNNNNNNNNNNNNNNNNNNNNNNNNNNNNNNNNNNNNNNNNNNNNNNNNNNNNNNNNNNNNNNNNNNNNNNNNNNNNNNNNNNNNNNNNNNNNNNNNNNNNNNNNNNNNNNNNNNNNNNNNNNNNNNNNNNNNNNNNNNNNNNNNNNNNNNNNNNNNNNNNNNNNNNNNNNNNNNNNNNNNNNNNNNNNNNNNNNNNNNNNNNNNNNNNNNNNNNNNNNNNNNNNNNNNNNNNNNNNNNNNNNNNNNNNNNNNNNNNNNNNNNNNNNNNNNNNNNNNNNNNNNNNNNNNNNNNNNNNNNNNNNNNNNNNNNNNNNNNNNNNNNNNNNNNNNNNNNNNNNNNNNNNNNNNNNNNNNNNNNNNNNNNNNNNNNNNNNNNNNNNNNNNNNNNNNNNNNNNNNNNNNNNNNNNNNNNNNNNNNNNNNNNNNNNNNNNNNNNNNNNNNNNNNNNNNNNNNNNNNNNNNNNNNNNNNNNNNNNNNNNNNNNNNNNNNNNNNNNNNNNNNNNNNNNNNNNNNNNNNNNNNNNNNNNNNNNNNNNNNNNNNNNNNNNNNNNNNNNNNNNNNNNNNNNNNNNNNNNNNNNNNNNNNNNNNNNNNNNNNNNNNNNNNNNNNNNNNNNNNNNNNNNNNNNNNNNNNNNNNNNNNNNNNNNNNNNNNNNNNNNNNNNNNNNNNNNNNNNNNNNNNNNNNNNNNNNNNNNNNNNNNNNNNNNNNNNNNNNNNNNNNNNNNNNNNNNNNNNNNNNNNNNNNNNNNNNNNNNNNNNNNNNNNNNNNNNNNNNNNNNNNNNNNNNNNNNNNNNNNNNNNNNNNNNNNNNNNNNNNNNNNNNNNNNNNNNNNNNNNNNNNNNNNNNNNNNNNNNNNNNNNNNNNNNNNNNNNNNNNNNNNNNNNNNNNNNNNNNNNNNNNNNNNNNNNNNNNNNNNNNNNNNNNNNNNNNNNNNNNNNNNNNNNNNNNNNNNNNNNNNNNNNNNNNNNNNNNNNNNNNNNNNNNNNNNNNNNNNNNNNNNNNNNNNNNNNNNNNNNNNNNNNNNNNNNNNNNNNNNNNNNNNNNNNNNNNNNNNNNNNNNNNNNNNNNNNNNNNNNNNNNNNNNNNNNNNNNNNNNNNNNNNNNNNNNNNNNNNNNNNNNNNNNNNNNNNNNNNNNNNNNNNNNNNNNNNNNNNNNNNNNNNNNNNNNNNNNNNNNNNNNNNNNNNNNNNNNNNNNNNNNNNNNNNNNNNNNNNNNNNNNNNNNNNNNNNNNNNNNNNNNNNNNNNNNNNNNNNNNNNNNNNNNNNNNNNNNNNNNNNNNNNNNNNNNNNNNNNNNNNNNNNNNNNNNNNNNNNNNNNNNNNNNNNNNNNNNNNNNNNNNNNNNNNNNNNNNNNNNNNNNNNNNNNNNNNNNNNNNNNNNggatgccccgtccctggaggtgttcaagggcagattggatggggccctgggcagcctggtctcgtattaaatgtgaaggttgatggccctgcatgtggcaggggggttggagattcatgatccttgaggtgccttccaacactggccattctgtgattctgtgattcagtccATCTTgcaaatccatatctctccaatttggagagaaggatgtggtgagggaccatatcaaaggctttgcaggaGTCCAACTGTTATAGTGGGATGGAAACCACTCCTCTCACCCTCACCTAGAGGCTCAGGGTCCAGGCAGACATGGGGAGGAGCCTGAccaccagtgaagactgaggcaaagcacttaTTGaatacctcagctttttctatgtctgaggaagccagttCTCCgttctcatttatcagagggggAACACCCTCCTTGGTCTGTCTCCTCCTGTCTATGTTTCTGTAGAACCCgttcttatttttcacatcccttgccaagttgTCATGGAGTTGTCTCTAGATCTATCTGTGTCTGTGATGGGGTCAGCAAGCCCACAGGCCCACTGGCCAGAAAAAGGTGGGGGGAGGGAACAAAGAGGGAAAGGAATAgtaataaataaggaaaaaaaaaaacagcagcaaagatctgaggaggaaagttaatttactaattataatagcagaaatacaagttaattgggattgaagctaataaaccaaataaatgagagagagtTTCCAAAACCCAAGGCCTTACTC comes from Meleagris gallopavo isolate NT-WF06-2002-E0010 breed Aviagen turkey brand Nicholas breeding stock chromosome W, Turkey_5.1, whole genome shotgun sequence and encodes:
- the LOC104915389 gene encoding zinc finger SWIM domain-containing protein 6-like, whose product is MAERGQLPLYAKRFCCRLGYGSGCRLGQQAGDTGPGSGTFCAGSSSSAAAADAAAALVLLPLGKMQSPESLLDIAARKVAEKWPFQRVEERFERIPEPVQRRIVYWSFPRSEREICMYSSFDTGAEGFTTLGGTAANTMSGGAVDAVADENRLPFRRGMALLDGGCVDNVLQVGFTPGNPGHRCTLDHSREAMSPPCLPHLLRAAS